One window from the genome of Candidatus Hydrogenedentota bacterium encodes:
- a CDS encoding sodium/solute symporter (Members of the Solute:Sodium Symporter (SSS), TC 2.A.21 as described in tcdb.org, catalyze solute:Na+ symport. Known solutes for members of the family include sugars, amino acids, nucleosides, inositols, vitamins, urea or anions, depending on the system.), translated as MEQILGLHFIDAIIIIFYMIGSLALGSYCSKYVGDTEDFFLAGRALPFWAIGFSIVVSDIGATDFVAVAGAAYRNGISAANFDWMGSMPAMVIAAFIFVPYFWRSGVFTIPEFLGRRYNTGVQFINGLIWVVVQFVMLAVMLWITADKLMYTIIGWDPHYTLWITVIITGIYTFGGGLTAVVFTDVVQLIVMYVGGLGLLALCLWEVGGIAALQEGVLRQGPAFANHFNILLPNDTTGPFPWTGIVFGLGLVMAVAYMSGNQLIVQRTLGARSEWDAKGGMLFGGFLKSFIPLMVALPGLCAVVLLPDLGMDNADRAVPTLIRQLLPSGLRGLMFAALFAALMSHISATLNSVTTITVTDVISLLRKWAGAAPFSSKTSLILGRAITAFFVITTGLSAKKLGNSDQIYVFLQTVLSLFQGPLLAILLLGIMWRRATGWGGLAGLVLGVACCFVLNYTPGLFPSENPFLFVAWWSFVFSIVVTVVVSLLTKREPDEKLRGLVWDSVVADDAAQDALQGRVNS; from the coding sequence ATGGAGCAAATACTCGGATTACATTTCATTGATGCGATCATCATTATCTTCTACATGATTGGATCGCTGGCGCTCGGGTCGTACTGCTCAAAGTATGTGGGGGATACCGAAGACTTCTTCCTCGCTGGGCGTGCGCTTCCCTTCTGGGCCATCGGCTTCTCCATCGTGGTGAGCGACATCGGCGCGACGGACTTCGTCGCCGTGGCCGGCGCGGCCTACCGCAATGGGATTTCCGCGGCGAACTTCGACTGGATGGGCTCCATGCCCGCCATGGTCATCGCGGCCTTTATCTTCGTACCGTACTTCTGGCGGTCCGGCGTGTTCACGATTCCCGAGTTCCTGGGCCGCCGCTACAACACCGGCGTCCAATTCATCAACGGGCTCATCTGGGTCGTCGTGCAGTTCGTGATGCTTGCCGTGATGCTGTGGATCACCGCCGACAAGTTGATGTACACCATCATCGGCTGGGATCCTCACTACACGCTCTGGATAACGGTCATCATCACCGGTATTTACACATTCGGCGGCGGACTTACCGCCGTGGTGTTTACCGACGTCGTCCAGCTTATCGTCATGTATGTCGGCGGTCTCGGTCTCCTCGCCTTGTGCCTCTGGGAAGTCGGCGGAATCGCCGCCCTGCAGGAAGGTGTACTCAGGCAGGGTCCGGCATTCGCCAACCACTTCAACATCCTCCTTCCCAATGACACGACCGGCCCCTTCCCATGGACCGGTATCGTATTCGGCCTCGGTTTGGTCATGGCCGTTGCCTACATGAGCGGCAACCAGCTCATCGTACAACGCACCCTCGGTGCGCGGTCGGAATGGGATGCCAAAGGCGGCATGCTCTTCGGCGGATTCCTGAAGTCGTTTATCCCCCTGATGGTGGCTTTGCCCGGTCTGTGCGCGGTGGTGCTCTTGCCCGACCTGGGCATGGATAACGCCGACCGCGCGGTGCCGACGCTGATCCGGCAGCTTCTGCCTTCCGGGTTGCGCGGATTAATGTTCGCGGCGTTGTTTGCGGCCCTCATGTCGCACATTTCGGCAACGCTGAATTCCGTCACAACGATTACCGTCACGGACGTGATCAGCCTCCTGCGCAAGTGGGCTGGCGCTGCCCCCTTCTCTTCCAAGACGTCGCTCATACTCGGGCGCGCCATCACGGCATTCTTCGTGATCACCACGGGGCTCTCCGCGAAGAAGCTCGGGAACAGCGATCAAATTTATGTGTTCCTGCAGACGGTCCTCTCGCTGTTCCAGGGCCCGCTGCTTGCCATCTTATTGCTGGGCATCATGTGGCGCCGCGCGACCGGTTGGGGTGGGCTTGCAGGTCTCGTGCTAGGCGTGGCGTGCTGTTTCGTCCTCAACTACACACCCGGATTATTCCCGAGCGAGAACCCATTCCTCTTCGTGGCGTGGTGGTCTTTCGTGTTTTCCATCGTCGTGACGGTCGTGGTCAGTCTATTGACGAAGCGCGAGCCCGACGAGAAGTTGCGCGGTCTCGTGTGGGATAGCGTCGTTGCGGATGATGCCGCTCAAGATGCGCTTCAAGGGAGGGTGAACTCGTAA
- a CDS encoding ThuA domain-containing protein, with amino-acid sequence MGQALRVTVWNEGLHEKLNEEVQKVYPDGIGTQIARSLQGKPGIATVHVAELDHPDHGLPDHILDTTDVLTWWGHLAHDQVSDAIVDKVYQRVLDGMGLLVLHSGHYSKIFKRLMGTTCSLKWREIGERERLWVVDPGHPIVDGLPEYIELPHVEMYGEHFDIPQPDQLVLISWFQGGEVFRSGCCWHRGKGKIFYFRPGHETFPIYYNENIQKVLYNGVRWLAPTGVKTLVRDNVEPLEKVTIEP; translated from the coding sequence ATGGGCCAGGCACTGCGTGTCACCGTTTGGAACGAAGGTCTGCATGAGAAACTCAATGAAGAGGTTCAGAAGGTCTATCCCGATGGCATAGGGACCCAGATTGCCCGGTCATTACAGGGGAAACCGGGTATTGCGACCGTACACGTCGCGGAACTCGACCACCCGGACCATGGCTTGCCCGACCACATTCTCGATACAACCGACGTGCTCACGTGGTGGGGGCATTTGGCGCACGATCAGGTGTCCGACGCCATAGTAGACAAAGTTTACCAGCGCGTTTTGGACGGAATGGGGCTCTTGGTGCTGCATTCGGGTCACTACTCGAAGATCTTCAAGCGCCTCATGGGCACGACATGCAGCCTGAAGTGGCGCGAGATTGGAGAACGGGAACGGTTGTGGGTCGTGGACCCTGGCCATCCTATCGTGGATGGCCTGCCGGAATACATCGAGTTACCCCATGTGGAGATGTATGGCGAACACTTCGACATTCCTCAGCCGGATCAACTCGTATTGATTAGCTGGTTTCAGGGAGGCGAGGTATTCCGAAGTGGCTGTTGCTGGCACCGCGGGAAAGGGAAGATCTTCTACTTCCGCCCTGGCCACGAGACCTTCCCCATCTACTACAACGAAAACATCCAGAAAGTCCTCTACAACGGCGTCCGCTGGCTCGCACCCACCGGGGTGAAGACTCTCGTCCGCGACAACGTAGAACCACTGGAGAAGGTAACAATCGAGCCCTAG
- a CDS encoding polysaccharide deacetylase family protein: MHIRRTHVLALAAIFCFSLSAFAQDKPTFAERLGWPTGSKVVIFHCDDAGMSHSSNMGAIEAIEKGVVTSASTMMPCAWVPEWAKYLKEHPEVDNGLHLTLTSEWENYRWIPVAGAAQVPSLADEQGCLPDNVSLVAKRATPDDIEKEIRAQIDRAEKMGLPITHLDTHMGTVYARPDYLERYIKVGIEKHIPVMIMGGHMTHTKISEGEAVAALAAMGVAEKAWEGGLAVLDDLLTYTYDKRTLDEKKTLVLDVLRTLKPGVTQIIVHCTRPTEEFEYITTSGPTRLNDLLVCIDPEVKKVIEEEGIILSTWRELQQRRDKVGK, from the coding sequence ATGCATATCCGTAGAACACACGTACTCGCACTTGCCGCCATTTTCTGCTTCTCGCTAAGCGCGTTCGCTCAAGACAAGCCGACTTTTGCAGAACGGCTGGGGTGGCCGACCGGTTCAAAGGTCGTCATCTTCCATTGCGACGACGCAGGGATGTCGCACTCCTCGAACATGGGCGCTATCGAAGCGATCGAAAAGGGCGTCGTAACCTCCGCCAGCACCATGATGCCGTGCGCCTGGGTTCCCGAGTGGGCCAAGTATCTCAAGGAGCATCCGGAAGTCGACAACGGTCTCCACCTGACCTTGACATCCGAGTGGGAGAACTACCGGTGGATTCCTGTCGCGGGCGCCGCGCAGGTTCCGTCGCTTGCCGACGAACAAGGCTGCCTTCCGGACAATGTGAGTCTGGTGGCCAAGCGCGCCACCCCCGACGACATCGAGAAGGAAATTCGGGCACAGATCGACCGTGCGGAAAAGATGGGACTTCCCATCACGCACCTTGACACGCACATGGGCACGGTATACGCCCGGCCGGACTATCTCGAGCGCTACATCAAGGTCGGTATCGAGAAGCACATCCCCGTGATGATTATGGGCGGCCACATGACGCATACGAAGATATCCGAAGGCGAAGCCGTCGCCGCGCTCGCCGCCATGGGTGTGGCCGAAAAAGCCTGGGAGGGCGGACTTGCGGTCTTGGACGATCTGCTAACCTACACGTACGACAAACGCACGCTTGATGAGAAGAAGACGCTCGTGCTCGACGTGCTTCGGACGCTCAAGCCGGGCGTGACCCAGATCATAGTTCACTGCACCCGGCCCACCGAAGAATTCGAGTACATCACCACGTCCGGGCCCACACGCCTGAATGATCTCCTCGTCTGCATCGACCCGGAGGTGAAGAAGGTGATTGAGGAGGAAGGGATCATCCTGAGCACGTGGCGCGAATTGCAGCAACGGCGCGACAAGGTGGGTAAGTAG
- a CDS encoding DUF2157 domain-containing protein produces the protein MNKKAVRWLYAELPALIEEGIVTPETADRLRMRYGNADEESRVPLALVVCSVLGAVLIGLGIILVLAHNWDEMSR, from the coding sequence GTGAATAAGAAAGCCGTACGCTGGCTGTACGCCGAACTACCCGCGCTTATTGAAGAAGGCATCGTCACCCCGGAAACGGCGGATCGCCTTCGCATGCGCTATGGCAACGCGGACGAGGAAAGCCGCGTCCCATTGGCGTTAGTCGTGTGCAGTGTGTTGGGCGCGGTGCTCATCGGATTGGGAATTATCCTCGTACTCGCGCACAATTGGGACGAAATGTCCAGGT